In Chanodichthys erythropterus isolate Z2021 chromosome 18, ASM2448905v1, whole genome shotgun sequence, the following are encoded in one genomic region:
- the foxa2 gene encoding forkhead box protein A2 — MLGAVKMEGHEHAADWSAYYGEPECYTSVSNMNTGLGMNSMNTYMTMSGMSSTANMTAANSMNMSYVNTGMSPSMTGMSPGAGAMAGMGAGMTGMSAALSPTMSPMAAQAPSMNALTSYSNMNAMSPMYGQSNINRSRDPKTYRRSYTHAKPPYSYISLITMAIQQSPSKMLTLSEIYQWIMDLFPFYRQNQQRWQNSIRHSLSFNDCFLKVPRSPDKPGKGSFWTLHPDSGNMFENGCYLRRQKRFKCDKKLSKDPGRKTSEGGSNSSSESCNGNESPHSNSSSNEHKRSLSDMKSGQGLSPEHAASPTSQAQHLLAQHHSVLTHEGHLKPEHHYSFNHPFSINNLMSSEQQHHKMDLKTYEQVMHYGYGSPMAGALSMGSMASKAGLDSPDTSYYQGVYSRPILNSS; from the exons ATGCTCGGTGCTGTCAAAATGGAGGGACACGAACACGCAGCAGACTGGAGCGCTTACTACGGAGAGCCAGAG TGTTACACTTCGGTCAGCAACATGAACACTGGACTGGGAATGAACTCCATGAACACTTACATGACTATGTCCGGAATGAGTTCGACTGCAAACATGACAGCGGCAAACAGCATGAACATGTCCTATGTCAACACGGGTATGAGTCCTTCAATGACAGGCATGTCCCCCGGTGCGGGAGCGATGGCCGGCATGGGTGCGGGTATGACGGGCATGAGCGCAGCCCTGAGCCCGACCATGAGCCCCATGGCAGCACAAGCGCCCTCCATGAATGCCTTGACCTCGTACAGCAATATGAACGCTATGAGCCCCATGTATGGCCAGTCGAACATAAACAGATCGAGGGACCCGAAGACCTACCGGAGGAGCTACACGCACGCCAAGCCACCCTACTCGTACATTTCTCTAATAACCATGGCCATCCAGCAGTCACCCAGTAAGATGCTGACCCTCAGTGAGATCTATCAGTGGATAATGGACCTTTTTCCTTTTTACCGACAGAACCAGCAGCGCTGGCAGAACTCTATCCGCCACTCGCTGTCCTTCAACGACTGTTTCCTGAAAGTTCCGCGCTCCCCGGATAAGCCAGGGAAAGGTTCGTTTTGGACCCTTCATCCCGATTCCGGGAACATGTTCGAAAACGGCTGCTATCTGAGAAGGCAAAAGCGCTTCAAGTGCGACAAGAAACTAAGCAAGGACCCGGGTCGGAAAACATCGGAGGGCGGATCGAACAGCAGCTCCGAGAGCTGCAACGGGAACGAATCTCCTCATTCCAACTCGTCCAGCAACGAGCACAAAAGATCCCTGTCTGACATGAAGTCAGGTCAGGGTCTGAGCCCGGAGCACGCAGCCTCGCCGACCTCCCAAGCGCAGCATCTCCTAGCTCAACATCACTCTGTTTTGACGCATGAAGGACACCTGAAGCCAGAACATCACTATTCCTTCAATCACCCCTTCTCCATTAACAACCTCATGTCCTCGGAGCAACAGCATCACAAAATGGACCTAAAGACTTATGAGCAAGTGATGCATTACGGTTACGGCTCTCCAATGGCCGGCGCGTTATCCATGGGCTCCATGGCCAGCAAAGCGGGCCTGGATTCGCCGGACACATCCTATTACCAAGGTGTGTACTCCAGGCCCATCCTGAACTCTTCCTAA